In Triticum aestivum cultivar Chinese Spring chromosome 5B, IWGSC CS RefSeq v2.1, whole genome shotgun sequence, the following proteins share a genomic window:
- the LOC123116725 gene encoding putrescine hydroxycinnamoyltransferase 3-like, giving the protein MEVKVLSSKLVKPAYSAGEAPMPATEYIPLSIFDGVTFEMQMAIIYAFAAPAPSTAAIENGLATVLAQYRAFAGQLGQAPDGTPSVILNDRGARLIEASVDADLVDMAPSKPTPELLKLHPDLEAEHQEVVLLQLTRFRCGSLAVGFTSNHVVADGHATSNFLVAWGRATGGLPMCLPPVHHHKDLFKPRSSPRVEHDHRNREYYLPSPTDVVGHHGDAANSIVIHKAHFSKDFIAGLRAKASEGRGRPFSRFETILAHLWRTMTRARDLSPEETSKIRLSVDGRHRLGQPAEYFGNMVLWAFPRSTVGDLLNRPLKHAAQVIHDEVARVDGAYFQSFVDFASSGAAEKEGLARSAVCKDAHCPDVEVDSWLTFPFYELDFGTGSPSYFMPAYFPTEGMLFLAPSNFGDGSVDAFVPLFQENLHAFKECCYSME; this is encoded by the coding sequence ATGGAGGTCAAGGTGTTGAGCTCCAAGCTCGTCAAGCCTGCCTACAGTGCCGGCGAAGCGCCGATGCCGGCCACCGAGTACATTCCTCTGTCCATCTTCGACGGGGTGACGTTCGAGATGCAGATGGCCATCATCTACGCCTTCGCCGCGCCGGCGCCATCCACGGCCGCCATCGAGAACGGCCTCGCCACGGTCCTTGCCCAGTACCGCGCCTTCGCTgggcagctcggtcaggcgcccgACGGCACGCCCTCCGTCATCCTCAACGACCGTGGCGCGCGACTGATTGAGGCGTCCGTGGACGCGGACCTCGTCGACATGGCGCCCTCGAAGCCCACGCCGGAGCTGCTCAAGCTGCATCCTGACCTGGAGGCGGAGCACCAGGAGGTCGTGCTGCTGCAGCTGACACGTTTCCGGTGTGGCTCGCTCGCTGTAGGGTTCACGTCCAACCACGTCGTCGCCGACGGCCATGCCACCAGCAACTTCCTCGTGGCCTGGGGGCGCGCCACTGGAGGACTCCCCATGTGCCTCCCGCCCGTGCATCACCACAAAGACCTCTTCAAGCCACGGTCGTCGCCTCGCGTGGAGCACGACCACCGTAACAGGGAGTACTACCTGCCGTCGCCCACCGACGTGGTCGGTCACCACGGCGATGCCGCCAACAGCATCGTCATCCACAAGGCCCACTTCTCCAAGGACTTCATCGCCGGTCTCCGCGCCAAGGCGTCAGAAGGGCGCGGCCGGCCGTTCAGCCGGTTCGAGACCATCCTCGCCCACCTGTGGCGCACCATGACGCGCGCGCGCGACCTGAGCCCCGAGGAGACCTCCAAGATCCGGCTGTCCGTGGACGGCCGGCACCGGCTCGGCCAGCCGGCGGAGTACTTCGGCAACATGGTCCTGTGGGCGTTCCCGCGCTCCACGGTGGGCGACCTCCTGAACCGGCCGCTGAAGCACGCAGCCCAGGTGATCCACGACGAGGTGGCGAGGGTGGACGGTGCCTACTTCCAATCTTTTGTCGACTTCGCGAGCTCCGGCGCCGCCGAGAAGGAAGGGCTCGCGCGGAGCGCCGTGTGCAAGGACGCGCACTGCCCGGACGTGGAGGTGGACAGCTGGCTGACGTTCCCATTCTACGAGCTGGACTTCGGTACGGGGAGCCCGAGCTATTTCATGCCGGCATACTTCCCCACGGAGGGGATGCTTTTCCTCGCGCCGTCCAACTTCGGCGACGGCAGCGTCGATGCCTTCGTACCCTTATTCCAAGAGAACCTCCACGCGTTCAAAGAATGCTGCTACTCCATGGAGTAG